The following proteins are encoded in a genomic region of Nitratireductor sp. GISD-1A_MAKvit:
- a CDS encoding ribonuclease → MCLAKRLCAALLACLAASPLPAFAGKRGAPAGEFDFYVLSLSWSPSYCAAEGAEANRQQCGRERPYAFVVHGLWPQYEKSYPEYCRSKRPQRVPDALVDQYRDIMPSAGLMGHQWRKHGMCTGFAQKDYFALSRKARERVETPAEFRRLTKPEMVSPEHVEEAFLEANPDLPKDAIAVTCDKRYLREVRICMTKDLEFRSCKAVDRKDCRRERVLMPPARGG, encoded by the coding sequence ATGTGTTTGGCAAAGCGGCTTTGTGCCGCCCTTCTGGCGTGTCTTGCGGCATCTCCTCTCCCGGCGTTTGCCGGAAAACGCGGCGCACCGGCGGGTGAGTTCGATTTCTATGTGCTGTCTCTCAGCTGGTCGCCCAGCTACTGCGCCGCCGAAGGCGCGGAAGCAAACCGGCAGCAATGCGGGCGCGAGCGGCCCTATGCCTTCGTGGTTCACGGGCTGTGGCCGCAATATGAGAAGAGCTACCCGGAATATTGCCGCTCGAAGCGCCCGCAGCGCGTGCCCGATGCGCTGGTGGACCAATACCGCGACATCATGCCTTCAGCCGGCCTGATGGGCCACCAATGGCGCAAGCACGGCATGTGCACGGGATTTGCGCAGAAGGACTATTTCGCTCTTTCCCGCAAGGCGCGTGAACGCGTGGAGACCCCGGCCGAGTTTCGGAGGCTGACCAAACCGGAGATGGTTTCGCCAGAACACGTCGAAGAGGCTTTCCTGGAGGCCAATCCGGACCTGCCGAAAGACGCCATCGCCGTCACCTGCGACAAACGCTATCTGCGTGAGGTGCGCATTTGCATGACAAAGGATCTGGAGTTCCGGTCCTGCAAGGCGGTCGACCGAAAGGATTGCCGGCGCGAACGGGTTCTCATGCCACCGGCCAGAGGCGGATAA
- a CDS encoding SDR family oxidoreductase, protein MAQSRATALITGGARRIGAAIVRDLAAHGFAVAIHCSQSRETAETLATEIIDAGGEAGVVQADLQSSTACSGLIEQTRLALGLPTIIVNNASVFEDDGVADFTENGWDAHFNLHVKAPALITQALVHALPARQEALIVNMIDQRVWRLNPRFFSYTLSKSALWTATKTMAQALGPNVRVNAIGPGPTLPNQRQQQEDFDRQTDALVLERGPDLSDFGRTIRYLWETRSITGQMIALDGGQHLAWETPDVAGVPE, encoded by the coding sequence ATGGCGCAATCAAGAGCAACGGCATTGATCACCGGAGGCGCCAGGCGCATCGGCGCCGCCATTGTGCGCGATCTGGCCGCACATGGTTTCGCAGTGGCCATTCATTGCAGCCAGTCCAGGGAAACTGCCGAGACACTCGCAACGGAGATCATCGACGCCGGCGGAGAAGCCGGCGTGGTACAGGCGGACCTGCAGAGCAGCACGGCGTGCAGCGGCCTGATCGAGCAGACACGCCTGGCACTCGGCCTTCCCACCATTATCGTCAACAATGCTTCCGTGTTTGAAGATGACGGGGTGGCCGATTTCACCGAAAACGGCTGGGACGCGCATTTCAATCTGCATGTGAAAGCACCGGCGTTGATCACACAGGCTCTCGTTCACGCTTTACCAGCTCGTCAGGAGGCGCTCATCGTGAACATGATTGATCAGCGGGTCTGGCGCCTCAACCCGCGTTTCTTCAGTTACACACTTTCCAAATCGGCGCTCTGGACCGCGACAAAAACGATGGCACAGGCGCTTGGGCCGAATGTTCGCGTCAATGCCATTGGCCCCGGCCCCACCCTGCCCAACCAGCGCCAGCAGCAAGAAGATTTCGACCGCCAGACGGACGCGCTCGTTCTTGAGCGCGGTCCGGATCTGAGCGATTTCGGCCGCACTATACGATATCTTTGGGAAACACGGTCCATCACAGGCCAGATGATCGCGTTGGATGGTGGCCAGCACCTGGCCTGGGAGACCCCGGACGTGGCGGGAGTGCCCGAGTGA
- the pgsA gene encoding CDP-diacylglycerol--glycerol-3-phosphate 3-phosphatidyltransferase has translation MATRSKPAFNIPNMLTYGRILAVPAIVLCFFLEGRLQSSDFARWSALALFILASITDYFDGYLARIWKQTSNIGKMLDPIADKLLVSTCLLLLAADTDRTIAGWTLWAAIIILCREILVSGLREYLAALKVSVPVTQLAKWKTTIQMVAIGFLLVGPAGDKILPYTTQLGIALLWISAIVTLYTGYDYFRAGLKHIVEE, from the coding sequence ATGGCCACACGTAGCAAGCCGGCGTTCAACATTCCCAACATGCTGACTTACGGGCGGATTCTCGCAGTGCCCGCGATCGTTTTGTGTTTTTTTCTGGAAGGCAGGCTGCAGTCGAGTGACTTTGCCCGCTGGTCGGCTCTTGCACTGTTTATACTGGCGAGCATCACCGATTATTTCGACGGCTACCTGGCTCGCATCTGGAAGCAGACCTCCAATATCGGCAAGATGCTCGATCCCATTGCAGACAAGCTTTTGGTGTCGACATGCCTGTTGCTGCTGGCCGCCGACACGGACCGTACGATAGCGGGATGGACGCTTTGGGCGGCGATCATCATTCTTTGCCGCGAGATCCTGGTTTCGGGCCTGCGAGAATATCTGGCGGCCCTGAAGGTCAGCGTTCCGGTGACACAGCTCGCCAAATGGAAGACCACCATACAGATGGTGGCTATCGGCTTTTTGCTTGTGGGCCCTGCCGGCGACAAGATACTGCCCTACACGACCCAGCTCGGCATCGCCCTTTTGTGGATATCGGCCATCGTCACCCTTTATACCGGGTATGACTATTTCCGCGCCGGACTGAAGCACATTGTGGAGGAGTGA
- a CDS encoding outer membrane protein, translated as MKAHKNVILSAAAAVGFVAAAGSAQAADAVMEQPPAPPAAPVISTPINNWEGGYAGIALGYGFSGETAANQPAPGNDIDTDGFVGNGFAGWNWQSGSFVYGVEGDVGYNAMKGTNAGVESKHGIDGTLRARMGVAATDNILIYGTAGGAAQRLKLTDAAGSDTNTMLGWTAGAGVDAKLTDKVFGRVEYRYTKFGDETFNTGSGAQDVSDSSNKVMFGLGMQF; from the coding sequence ATGAAAGCCCATAAGAATGTAATTCTGTCTGCGGCCGCAGCCGTTGGATTTGTTGCAGCAGCCGGGTCCGCCCAGGCAGCTGATGCAGTGATGGAGCAGCCGCCCGCACCGCCTGCCGCTCCGGTGATTTCCACCCCGATCAACAATTGGGAAGGTGGCTATGCCGGTATCGCGCTGGGCTACGGTTTCTCTGGTGAAACCGCCGCCAATCAGCCGGCCCCGGGCAATGACATCGACACGGACGGTTTCGTCGGCAACGGTTTTGCCGGCTGGAACTGGCAGTCCGGCAGCTTTGTCTACGGTGTTGAAGGCGATGTCGGTTACAATGCCATGAAGGGCACCAATGCCGGTGTCGAATCCAAGCACGGCATTGACGGTACGCTGCGCGCCCGCATGGGTGTTGCCGCAACCGACAACATCCTCATCTACGGTACGGCCGGTGGCGCGGCTCAGCGTCTGAAGCTCACCGACGCTGCCGGTTCCGACACCAACACCATGCTCGGCTGGACGGCCGGTGCTGGCGTTGATGCCAAGCTGACCGACAAGGTTTTCGGTCGCGTCGAGTATCGCTACACCAAGTTCGGTGATGAAACGTTCAACACCGGTAGTGGTGCGCAGGACGTCAGCGACAGCTCCAACAAGGTCATGTTCGGCCTTGGTATGCAGTTCTGA
- a CDS encoding calcium/sodium antiporter, with product MFTSLLILAAGVSLLVLAGEIFVKGAVGLAENLGVSPLIIGLTVVAFGTSAPELVTSIKAALSGAPGLAVGNVVGSNIANVLLVLGLPALIYPIVANGQGLRRNLVAMLVSTAIFMWMLTGGVLTRFEGAILFAGLCAFIAWQARDAIQGKVSADHDFHEDVGDTPHDRRRIALFLIAGVIGLPIAAHLTVTGAVRIAESFGVSDAVIGLTVVAIGTSLPELATSLAAALKRHSTVALGNIVGSNIFNIACIMGLTALITPIAVDPRIVSVDMWVMLGAAMVLALLGFLRIVSGKIMGGAMLAGFAGYVAAVF from the coding sequence ATGTTCACAAGCCTGCTCATCCTTGCTGCCGGTGTTTCCCTTCTGGTTCTGGCCGGCGAAATTTTCGTCAAGGGAGCGGTTGGTCTCGCGGAAAATCTGGGAGTATCGCCACTTATTATCGGCCTGACCGTCGTTGCGTTCGGAACATCGGCTCCAGAGCTGGTCACGTCCATAAAGGCAGCGCTGTCCGGGGCGCCGGGACTGGCCGTGGGCAATGTGGTTGGTTCGAACATCGCCAATGTCCTTCTGGTCCTCGGCCTGCCGGCGCTCATTTACCCCATTGTTGCGAACGGCCAGGGTCTGCGCCGCAATCTTGTCGCCATGCTCGTTTCCACCGCAATCTTCATGTGGATGCTGACAGGTGGCGTGCTCACCCGGTTCGAAGGAGCGATCCTTTTCGCTGGTCTTTGTGCCTTCATCGCATGGCAGGCCCGCGACGCAATTCAGGGCAAGGTTTCGGCCGATCACGACTTCCACGAGGATGTCGGCGATACTCCGCATGACCGCAGAAGGATCGCGCTTTTTCTGATAGCCGGTGTGATCGGATTGCCGATTGCAGCACATCTGACGGTGACGGGTGCGGTACGGATCGCCGAAAGTTTTGGAGTGAGCGATGCGGTGATCGGCCTGACCGTTGTGGCCATCGGCACTTCGCTTCCCGAACTCGCGACAAGCCTTGCAGCTGCCCTCAAACGCCATTCGACCGTGGCATTGGGCAACATCGTTGGCTCGAACATATTCAACATCGCCTGCATCATGGGCCTGACTGCGTTGATCACACCGATTGCGGTCGATCCCCGCATTGTCTCGGTCGACATGTGGGTGATGCTGGGTGCGGCAATGGTTCTGGCTCTTCTCGGATTCCTTCGGATCGTATCCGGCAAGATCATGGGTGGCGCAATGCTCGCGGGGTTTGCTGGCTACGTAGCAGCGGTTTTCTGA
- a CDS encoding molybdenum cofactor biosynthesis protein MoaE gives MPPCQPYIRVQAEDFDAAAETARLTHNRKDVGAVVCFTGLCRDENGRLNALELEHYPGMAEAEIERIANDALKRWPLSGLTVIHRFGRIAPGENIVLVLAASAHRRAAFEATDFLMDFLKSHAPFWKKEHLAKDGETGWVEAKASDLDDLKRW, from the coding sequence ATGCCTCCCTGCCAGCCGTACATCCGCGTTCAGGCCGAAGATTTCGATGCGGCCGCCGAAACAGCTCGCCTCACACACAACCGGAAGGATGTTGGTGCGGTCGTCTGCTTCACGGGGTTGTGCCGGGACGAGAACGGTCGTCTCAATGCACTGGAGCTTGAGCACTATCCCGGCATGGCCGAAGCCGAGATTGAACGGATTGCAAATGATGCCCTGAAGCGGTGGCCGCTGAGCGGTCTGACAGTTATCCACCGGTTTGGGCGCATCGCCCCTGGCGAAAACATCGTTCTGGTTCTTGCCGCTTCGGCACACCGGCGGGCGGCTTTCGAAGCGACCGACTTCCTCATGGATTTTCTCAAGTCCCACGCACCTTTCTGGAAAAAGGAGCACCTTGCGAAGGACGGCGAAACAGGCTGGGTTGAGGCAAAGGCAAGCGACCTTGACGACCTGAAACGCTGGTAG
- the uvrC gene encoding excinuclease ABC subunit UvrC, whose translation MALEWDSSVATDGVVGIEVIQSAVKRLPNAPGVYRMMNADGDVLYVGKARSLRKRVNNYAQGRGHSNRIGRMVRETASMEFVVTRTETEALLLEANLIKRLRPRFNVLLRDDKSFPYILLTGDHPAPGLFKHRGARSKKGDYFGPFASAGAVGRTINSLQRAFLLRTCTDSVFESRTRPCLLFQIKRCSGPCTGEIGEEGYTELVSEAKAFLSGRSSKVKAEIAQAMQEASEALDFERAAIYRDRLSALSHVQSHQGINPQGVEEADVFAIHQEGGQNCIQVFFFRTGQNWGNRAYFPKADPSLEAREVLGAFLAQFYDDKPCPRMVLLSHGIDEQELLADALSTRAGRKVQVSCPQRGEKKDLTDHALQNAREALGRRLAETSSQARLMQGFAETFELERTPRRIEVYDNSHIMGTNAVGGMVVAGIEGFAKNQYRKFNIRSTDITPGDDYGMMREVMQRRFSRLIKENGLPVSTDAPDMETADTDAAEMPVWPDVLLIDGGQGQLAAVSQVLEELGIASMVTAIGVAKGVDRDAGRERFFMAGRNPFSLPVRDPVLYFIQRLRDEAHRFAIGSHRARRKKEMVRNPLDEISGIGPGRKRALLHHFGTAKAVSRAGIDDLIEVEGISEAIARQIYEHFHENG comes from the coding sequence CTGGCGCTGGAGTGGGACAGCAGTGTGGCAACGGACGGTGTCGTTGGCATCGAAGTGATCCAGTCGGCGGTCAAGCGGCTGCCCAATGCACCTGGCGTTTACCGCATGATGAATGCCGATGGCGATGTTCTTTACGTCGGCAAGGCCCGAAGCCTCAGGAAGCGCGTGAACAATTATGCGCAGGGACGCGGCCATAGCAACCGCATCGGTCGCATGGTCCGCGAGACGGCGTCCATGGAATTCGTGGTCACGCGGACCGAAACCGAAGCGCTGCTTCTGGAAGCCAATCTGATCAAGCGGCTGCGGCCACGATTCAACGTTCTGCTGCGCGACGACAAGTCGTTTCCTTATATTCTTCTGACCGGCGATCACCCGGCCCCCGGTCTCTTCAAACACCGCGGCGCGCGCTCGAAGAAAGGCGATTACTTCGGCCCGTTCGCGTCGGCAGGCGCCGTCGGGCGCACGATCAATTCCCTACAGCGCGCCTTTCTCCTGCGCACCTGCACAGATTCGGTGTTTGAGAGCCGCACCCGCCCCTGCCTCCTCTTTCAGATAAAACGCTGTTCCGGGCCCTGTACGGGCGAAATCGGCGAGGAAGGCTACACGGAGCTCGTATCCGAGGCAAAAGCGTTTCTTTCGGGCCGGTCCAGCAAGGTGAAAGCCGAGATCGCACAGGCGATGCAGGAGGCATCCGAAGCGCTCGACTTCGAGCGGGCAGCGATTTACCGCGACCGGCTTTCTGCCCTCAGCCATGTGCAAAGCCATCAGGGGATCAATCCGCAGGGCGTAGAAGAGGCGGACGTGTTCGCCATCCATCAGGAAGGCGGACAGAACTGCATTCAGGTCTTTTTCTTCCGGACGGGCCAGAACTGGGGCAACCGCGCCTATTTTCCAAAAGCCGATCCGAGCCTGGAAGCAAGGGAAGTTCTCGGCGCATTTCTCGCCCAGTTTTATGACGACAAGCCCTGCCCCCGCATGGTTCTGCTTTCGCACGGTATCGACGAACAGGAACTGCTGGCCGATGCTCTCTCGACGCGTGCGGGCCGGAAGGTGCAGGTTTCCTGCCCCCAGCGCGGCGAGAAGAAGGATCTTACCGACCACGCATTGCAGAACGCGCGCGAAGCGCTTGGGCGGCGGCTGGCCGAAACATCCTCGCAGGCGCGCCTGATGCAAGGGTTTGCCGAGACATTCGAACTTGAGCGCACTCCACGCCGCATCGAGGTCTACGACAACTCCCACATCATGGGCACGAATGCAGTTGGCGGAATGGTCGTTGCCGGCATCGAGGGCTTTGCCAAGAACCAATACCGCAAGTTCAACATCCGTTCGACCGACATCACGCCGGGCGATGACTACGGAATGATGCGCGAGGTAATGCAGCGCCGGTTTTCGCGATTGATAAAAGAAAACGGCCTGCCAGTCTCAACGGATGCGCCCGACATGGAGACGGCAGACACGGATGCAGCCGAGATGCCTGTCTGGCCCGACGTTTTGCTGATTGACGGCGGCCAGGGGCAATTGGCAGCGGTTAGCCAGGTGCTGGAGGAACTCGGAATAGCCAGTATGGTGACGGCTATCGGTGTGGCCAAGGGCGTTGACCGCGATGCCGGACGCGAACGTTTTTTCATGGCTGGCAGAAACCCTTTCAGCCTCCCCGTTCGTGACCCGGTTCTATACTTCATCCAGAGGCTGCGTGACGAGGCGCACCGATTTGCAATCGGTTCACATCGTGCCCGCAGAAAGAAAGAGATGGTGAGGAACCCGCTGGATGAGATCAGCGGCATCGGCCCGGGGCGCAAGCGCGCCCTGCTTCATCATTTCGGCACGGCGAAAGCTGTCAGCCGTGCGGGGATCGATGACCTCATCGAAGTGGAGGGCATTTCCGAAGCGATCGCACGTCAAATCTACGAGCATTTCCACGAAAACGGCTGA